The Amycolatopsis tolypomycina genomic interval GTGTGGCCGAGCCGGAGGTCGCCGGGGAGCTGCCCGGCGCGGGTGTGACGCCTGGCTGGGGGGCCGGACCAGCGGCGGGCGGTGTGGCCGAGCCGGGAATCCGCCCCGGCAGGGGGCTGATGCCTTGCGCGGGGTCTGGGCCAGTGGCGTGCGGTGTGGGCGAGCTGGGGATCTGCCCCGGCAGCGGTCCGGTGGCAGGCTGTGCGGCTGAGTTGGGGACCTGCGGGGGCTCCGGTGCCGGACCGGTGCCGTGCGCCGGAGCCGGGTCCTGGGCGACGCTCGGAACCGGCAGGTCGGCGGGACCCCAGGGCGGCCTGGGCAGGTGCGAGCCGACCATCGGGGGCTGCATCTCCGGAGCGGCAGGCCGGGAGGCATCTGCCGGGTGCTCGGGAGTGGCGTGTGCCCCGGCGGCCGGCTGAGTGTCGGCGGAAGCAGCGGCAGGCTGCGAGCCGGCTGCGGGCGCCCCGGCGGTCGGTTGCACGTCGGTTGGGGCAGCAGCGGGCAGCGATGCAACACCGTGCGGCTCGGGATCCGACTGCACGGCAGCCGCTGGCGAGCCGGCACCGGGCGCCGCCTGCTGCTCGGCAGGAGGCTGCGCCTCGGCCGACACAGCCGCAGGCTCCGACGCAACAACCTGCGATTCAGGACCCGACTGCACGCCAGCCGATGGCTGGGAACCAGCACTGGCTTCCGCCTGCGGCTCGGCGGCCGGCGGCACGTCGGCTGAGGGAGTTGCGGGGCGCGATGCAGCGCCATGCGGTTCGGCATCCGGGGACATCCCGGCCGAAGCGGCCGCAGGCTGCGGAACTGCGCCGGGTACCGCATGGGGCTCAGCCGCCGGCTGCACACCAGCCGCCACAGCCGGCGGCTGCGGCTGCGGCTGCGGCTGCGGCTGCGGCTGCGGCTGCGGAACGTCAGCTGCCACTTCCTGCGGCACCGTAGGCGGCCCCGCAAGAGAATCCGGCACCGGCGGAAGACCCGGCTCCGACGAAACCGGCACAGCCCCTTCCGCCCGGCCTGCTTCGCGCTCGCCAGAGGTCGCCACGACCTCCTCAGCTCGGTGCTCCTCCGGCGGCACCGTTTCGGCCACCGCGGGTTCACCCGCCTCCGGACGAGCACCATCCCCCAGTTCCGCTTCAGGGGATGCCGCCGCTTCATCCGATGCCGGCGCGATAGCGTCCGGCGCCGTCTCGGCCGCAGCGACCGGAGCCGGAGCCGGTGCCTCCAGGCGATCCGCGAACCCACCTGCCGCCTGCGCCGAACCGGTCTCAGGCTCCGGCCGGGCTACCGCCTCCGGCTGGACAGCCTCCGGTGCCGCATGGCGGGGGGCCTTCACCGGGCCCGGCAGGTCCGACTCGGCCGTCACCGCCCACTCCGGCTCCACCACGGCCGAAGACGGCGCCGAAGCCGACGGCACAGGCGGCGACACAGACGGCCCAGCCGGACTCGGACGGGTCCACACCTGCCGCTCCGGGGTTCCCGGTACCGGCTGCCCCGGCTGGGGCGGGTGCGGCACCGTCCGCCACACCGGGGCCGGGCCGATGTTCATCGGAGCCGGCGCCGGGGCCTGGCCGGACGGGGATGCCGCGGGGGGTGCCGGGCGGGCGGCCGGCTTCGGGATCGGGTCCAGGCACGACACCAGCACCGAGGTGTGCTCCGGGTCCGGCACCTTGCGGCCGCTTCGCTCGCGGTAGACCATCTCGCCGTCCGCGTCCATCTCCACCAGGTAGCCCGCCTCCGCGAGCTGCTCCTCGTCGAGGTCCGCGAGGTTCTCGTAGCGGGAGGGGACCACCCGGTAGATCGGCCACGCCAGCCCCGCGTTCTCCGCGTGGAACTGGGCCAGCAGCGCCGCCATCTGGTGCTGCCACGGCAGCGACATCCCCTCGGCCAGCGAACGCGGCAGCACCACGTACCCCGCGTCCACGCCCGGGTACCCCTGGCTCAGCTGGTCGGCCAGCGGGGTACTCGACACCGGACGCGCGCTCTGCCGGGGCGGCTGAGGCGCGCCGAACAGCGCCGCCGGGTCACGGGGCTCGCCCGCGCCGGACTTGCCCCTCCTGCCGAATTTGCGTCCCACGTGCCCATCCTCTGCCAGTCCGCGGCCACCTGCCCGTGGAAGCGCCGCGACGTCGGGTGAATCGGCCGATTCTGTCCACGCCCTCGCGACCCATGCTAAACGCCGGGGCGGACCGCCTGCGGCACGACTTCGGCCTCATCGAACGAGAAGTCCCGGATGTGGACCGGGACGCCCGTCTGCTGCGCCTCGACGATCTTGTTGTCGCCCAGGTACATCATCACGTGGTGAATGGACGTCGGATCCGAGGGATCCGTGGCGAGGAACAGCAGGTCACCGGGTTGTGCGTCGCGCACCGGGAGGTACGCGCCGGCGTGGTACTGGTCGCGCGAGACGCGCGGCAGGATGATGCCCGCCGACTCGTACGCGCGCAGCATCAGGCCCGAACAGTCGTACGCGTTCGGGCCCGTGGCGCCCCACACATACGGCTTCCCCTGCTCGCCCAGCGCGAAACTGATCGCCTGGCCGGCGGCCTGGCTGGGCGGCAGCAGCGCGCCGAGGCCGGTGCCGCAGGCGACGACGTCGGTGACCTGGCCGACCGTCTCCACCAGCGTCGCCGCCATCGGCTCCCACTTGTGGTAGCGGTCCGGGAAGCCCGAGCGCTCCACGGCCTGTGCCGCGTCGCCCGGCCGCTTGTTCTCCCAGTCCGGGACCGCGAGGAGCACGTCGTAGAACTTGTTGACCGCGTACGTCGGGTTGGTGACCTCGGCCACCGAACCCCAGCCCATCGACGGCCGCATCTGGAAGATGCCCTGGGAGTCGCGGTCGCCGTAGGTCAGGTTGTGCAGCCCGGACTCCGTCATCCCGGCCTGGATCGCGACCTGCCACGCGCGCGGCGCCAGGGACCGCTGCTTGCCGATCGAGATGATCAGCGCGACGATGCCGCGCTGCTCGTCGTCGAGCTTCGACGCGTCGATCGTGCCGCGGTCGCCCTGGCCGGGCTGGGTCGGCCCGACCGAGGCGTCGCAGCTCATCAGGTTGACGCCCCGGGCCTGCGCCTGCTGGTTGTCGATGACGACCTTCGCGGCGACCGCGGTCACGGCGAGCGCGCCGATCGCGAGGAACACGACCAGCCCCAGCCACAGCCCCAGGCGCCGCACGGTCAGCTCGCCTGGTCGTAGTCGGCGACCCGCCAGCCGGCGTTGGTGCTCACCACCGTGATGGCGAGCTTCGGCCCGTCGGTCGGGATCGTCAGCTGCACCGAGCTCGGGTACGCCGTGCCGACGACCGGCTCACCGGTGACCTTCGTCGCCGGGATGTTCGCCGGGTCGACGGAGTTCATCACCGGCAGGTACTCCTCGGTGGTGAACGGCTTGAGCTGCGCCAGCCACTGCTCGGACGTCATCCCGGCCGGGTGGTGCACCCAGGCCGCGGCCCACTCCTTGGCGACGCGGATCGCGTCGCCGTTCGGCGTGGTCGGCGTCGGGGTGGCCAGTGGCGTGGACAGCCGCGTCGGCAGGTTCGACGTCGGGACCGGCGCCGCGATGCCGGGCGCGGTCGACGTCGCCGACGTCGTCGTGCCCGGGGTGCCCGGGGACGCCTTGGCCTGCGGCTTGCCGATCACCTTCGGCAGCACGATGCCGAGCGCGGTGATGAGGATCGCCAGGAACACGAGCGCGCCGACGAGGTGGCGGGGCGAGCGCAGCGGCCAGCCCCACAGGCGCCGGTAGACCGCGGCGCGGCCGCGGTTGGTGCGGATCGGCATCGTCGGTCACCGCCCCAGCACTTGGTCGGTGTCGCGCGGCTCCTCGCGGACCTCGATGCCCCGCGACGGCCGGTACAGCACGAAGACCGGCTTGCCGGCGACGACCTCGGGGTCGACCCGGCGCGGCTGGGCGCGCACACCGGGGGTGCGCGGCGCGCTGTCGCTGAAGGTGGCCTCGGGCGGGCGCAGGTCGGACGGCACGACGACGGGCTCGGGCTCGTCGCTCCAGCGCCGGTCGGCCACCGGCGAGGTGTCGACGCGCCGGCTCTCCTCCCGCAGCGTCGGACGCCCGCCCGCCCCGACGACGACGTATTCGCCGCCGTCGCCGTTGGCCGGGTTGTACTGGCCGAACACGGGAGCGCCGGGCCGGCCGCCCGCGGGCAGCGCGCCCGCGGAACCGCCGGCGATGGCCCCGGGCCAGGCCCCCGACCACGCGGCGGCCGGGCGGGAGGCGCCGTTGTCGAGGCGCTGGGCGCTGGCGAAGATCGTGGCTTCCGGCCGGAAGCGGCCGCCGCCGGCGGTGGCGCCGAGCGGACCGCGCTGTTCGCCGTCGACGACGTCGTCGGTGTCACGCACGTTCTGCCAGAACTCGTCCTGCGGGGTGGGGCCGGTTCGGTTGCGCTTGAACCGCGAGAAGATCCCGCCCCCTGGCGACGGTACGGCGGCGCCGACCATGCTGACGGACATCTCGACCATCTGCCACAGCCGCCGCACCGGCCGCCCGACCATGAACAGCAGCACGGTGATGAGCCCGGCGAGGACCATCTGCGTGAGCATGTTCAGCGAGTTGCCGGCGTCGAAGATGGCCTGCAGGAGAAGCGCGTGCACCCCGGCCAGGACCGACAGCACGACGAGGTTGAAGGCAACCCCGCCGGCGACCTTGAGCACGCGGCGCAGGATCTCCGGGTGCAGGAGCGCGACGAGGCCGATGAGCGGCGCGGTGAGGGCGAAGAGGCGGATGAGGACCTGGGCGAGCAGGACACTCGCCTTGGCCAGGAGCTGGAAGAGCGAGTAGACGAGCGCCTGGCCGAGGGAGAGGAAGCCCGCACCGGTGCGGCCGCCGGCCTCGCCGGTGAAGTAGCCGGTGGCCGGGCCGAGCTTGGTGGAGATGTCCTTGTAGGCGTTCTTCTTGGCGTCGATGACGGCCTGGTTGCCGTCGTCGCCGTTGCGCAGCTGCGCCCACGTGAACGCCTGCGCGTCCAGCAGCGGACGCCCGAACTGCTCCGCCTGCGGCGCGGTCGGCGAACCGAACTCCCCGCGGATCCAGTTCTTGTAGACGATCTCGTTGTGCAGGTTCGTCGGCAGCACGTGCCGGACGACGCGGTTGTCGGCGTCGTCGACGAAGCCGGCCTGGATGTTCGTCGTGGTCTGGACGATCGCCTTGTCGATCGGGTCGAAGTACCGCAGCATCGCCAGCGACGACGCGGCGAGCCAGACGCCCGCCATGGCGTACAGCGCCCGTTTGCTGACCGCGGCGAGGTCACCGCGCCAGATGTTGCGGAACATCATGATCGACAGGATCAGCGCGACCAGGCCGAACAGCTGGGCGTAGATGTTGTTGTAGACCTTCTCGGCGCCGGACTTCACCGCGTTGTAGAGCGGGTTGAGCAGACCGCCCTCGAGCACGGTGTAGTGCAGCGAGTTCGTCGCGCCGACGATGTTCTTGCCCAGGTTGAACAGCTGGTTGCCGCCCCAGGTGTCGAGCGTCGAGCCCGGTGGCGTCAGGCTGATGCCGGAACAGTTGGTCTCGAAGGTGTTCCAGACGAACCCGGCGTAGCTGTAGTCGACGTACGGGCTGCCCGCCTCGCCGTGGCCTTCGGCGGGGTCGATCGCGCCGACCATGCCCGCACCGGGGCGTTCCGGGTTCGGCGCCTCACCGCACTGCGCGGCGCTCGCCGCCGGCGCCGTGGCGATCGCCTGCAGGCCGAGGACGAGCATGACCGCGAACATCGTCGCCTTGCGCCCCGGCGTGCGCCGCCCCGGCCGCGGACCTTCCTTGATCCGCCGCTTGAGCGAGTGCCACCCCGCGGCCAACGTCAGCAGGGCCGCCAGCGTCAGCACGGTGTTCATGCGGCGTCCCGGCCGGTGCCGCCCTTTCCACCTGTGCGGGCGTGTTGCTGCCCGCCCGACGGCTGGACTCCGCCCTCGACTTCCCCGGTCTCGGATGCCAACGGGTCCGGTGACCCCAGCAGGTTCTCGTCGGCCAGGCCGACTTCCAGTTCCGCCGCCAGCTCGAAGTCCTGCTCCAGCTCGATGTCGTCCTCCGGGGGCACGGGAACGTACGGCTTCTTCTCCTCCGCCGGCAGGGCCAGCTCGTTGCCCGGGCGGCGGGTAGGCGCCGCGTCCTTCGAACCCGGTGTCGTGTCCATGACCGCCCGCAGGTGGTCCAGGTGCGGGCCCGAGAAGTCGACGCGGATGCGCTCGACGCCTCCGGCGCCGTCGCCGAAGATGAACTGGCGGGGCTCGATGTCGCGTTCCAGGCCGCGCTGCTGGGAGCCCGGACGGCGGCCCAGCGCCGCCACGACCTGCTCGTAGCCCACCCCGACCGGGACCTTCAGCAGCCGCAGGGCGTCGGCCTGGGCGTCGTCGTCGTCGAGACGGCCGACGAACACCGAGTCCAGCAACGCCACGAAACCCTGGATCTTCAGGAAGTCCGCCGGGATCTGGGACGACAGCAGGACGCGGACGTTCCACTTGCGCGAGTCACGCGCGAAGCGGTTCATCAGCACGCGGCCGGTCGGGACCTCGGACAGGAAGAACGCCTCGTCGATCCAGACGCCCTTGCGCAGCTCCTTCGGCTTCTCGTACACCGACCGCTGGGTCAGCCACGCCGCCAGGTTCAGCATCTCGACGCCGAGGGACTCCGCGTCCGTCCAGTACTCGCGCGGGACGCCGTCCTTCGGCAGGGTCAGCCCGGCCATCGTCAGGACCGTCAGCCGGTCGTCGCGGGTCTCCGAGTACGGGTCCGCGTCGGACTCCGGGATGAGCAGCGCCATCCGCTCGCGCATCTCGTCGAGGAAGTCCGCGACGACGACCGCGTGCTCGTGGTGTTCCGACGAATCCCGGCGCAGGGCATCGATTACCTGGCCGGGGTCGGCGTCGAAGCGGCCGCCGACGGCGCGGACCGCGCGCAGCAGCACGATCCGGGTCTGGGCCATCCGCGAGACCTCGTACGGCAGGACACCCGTCAGGACATCCAGCACGAGCCGGCGCCGGGTCGCGCCCGCGAGGGCCTTCTCGCGACGCCAGGAGCGCTCGGGGTCGTCCTCGTCCATGAAGTGCTCGATCAGCGGCTCGGCGACCACCCGGTACGGGTTCAGGATCCCCGGCTGGGCGTTGAGCAGGTTGATCGGCCGCGCGTACGGCCGCAGCTCCGGCAGGTCGCACAGCCGCGACAGCGGGCCGGACGGGTCGAGGATCGTCCAGTTCGCCCCCGCGCGCAGCGTCTTGTAGACGATGCCGCCGCCGAGGAACGACTTACCACCACCCAGGCCCGCCACCATGGCCGTCAGGCCGGAACCGTCGCGGATCTCCTGGGCCATCCAGGGGTCCCAGGCCACCGGGCGGCGGGTTGCCGTGCACGTCTCGCCGAGCAGGATGCCGCGGCGGTCGCCGACCTCCGCGGTCGCCGTCGGGACCGCCGAGGACGCCCAGACCACCGAGCCGCGGCGCATGTACGCCGCCGAGGCCAGCGGCTCGCCCGGGATGAACTCCCGGGCCATCGCGTACTGCGCCTCCGGGTGCTCGATGGCGATCTTCGGCTTGTACAGGTCGAGCAGCTGCTGGGCCAGGCGCAGCGCGTCGCGCTCGGTCGGGCCGGACACCGCGAGCCGCCACCAGGAGCGGACGCGGGTGGCCAGCGCGGTGAAGCCCGACGTCATCTCGTCGTCGATCTCCAGTACCCGGCCGGCCTGCCGGGACAGCGACTGCGGCGGCTCGAGCTCGTGCTCGTCGGTGTAGTGCTTGACCTGCGAGCGCACCTTGTTCATCTGGCGCTGCAGCTCGCCGGCCACCTCTTCGGGGCGCCGGACGTAGATGCGCGCGGACACCTCGACCGCGGCGGGCAGCCGGTCGGCGTGCTGGATCCACGGGTCGTCGACCTCGGGGATCTGCAGGCCGTGCATCTGGCCCACGGTGAGGATCGCCAGGTGCCGCGAGACGCCGGCGTTGGAGCCGGTGCGGCCGCGGACGGTGACCGTCGGCGCGTACGGCTCGGCGTAGTAGTCGGCGGCGTCGGTGAAGCTGGCCAGGTCCTCCGGCTCCCAGGCCGCGCCCGGCACGGCGGGCATGTTCCGCGGCGCCGGCAGGCCCAGCGAGCAGGACCGGTGCATCAGCCAGGACATCTCCTCGGCGTGCACCGGACGGCCTTCCAGCCCGGCGCTGCCGATGACCTGGTCGAGGTGCTCGACCTCGGAGTCCAGCGCGGTCAGCTCGGCGTCGACGGCCTCGGGCAGGATCTTCCGCAGCACCGGCGCAGCCCGCTCGACCGCGCGGTCGACCATCCGCCGGGTCTGCACCTGGACACCGAGGTAGACCTCTTTTTCGGCCATCGAGCGGCCCATCAGCTGCTGCTGCTCGCCGATCAGGTAGTCGTCGAAGGACAGCGCGCCCGGGACGTCGGCCGGGCGGCCGTGCGCGTTGTAGACGTGCGCCTCGGCCCACATCCGGATCGGGTACGGCCGGTTCGTCACGCGCAGGTGCAGCCAGCGGCCCTGCAGCTCGGCGTACTGGCCGGCGATGGCCGCGATCAGGTCGCGCCGCTGCGAGTCCGAGCGGAACGACCAGCGCTGCGGCGCCAGCCGGTACCAGGCGTAGACCTCGACGCCGGTGCGGACCAGGTGCCCGTCGATGCTTCGCACCGCGATCGACGGGGTATACGCGGGAATCGCCGCCTCGCCGGGCAGGCGTGCCTTGTTCCCCGAGCCGTTCCGCGAAGCGCGGACCTGCTCGGGCGGTTGCCATGCGCCCGAGTGCGTGTCCCGACCCCGTTTTCCTCGGCTACCGCCGCGACCGAACAACGACTACCTCCCGGCCCGAGCCGGGTTGCCCCGGCTCCGGCGCGCTCGTGGTGCTCCCTGGGTGAAAGCGGCACCCGGCGGGCCGCCGTGGTGCTGGTACTGCCGCCTTCGGCGGTGCTTCGGCAGCGGGCGCTCGGCCCGCACCCGGACGCGGCTGGCGCTGACCGCGCCACCCGTGCCCGTGGTCCGTACCCGGGGCGTGTTCAGCTCGCGCCCGGCCATCGCGACCACGGCGCCGAGCGGGCGCTCGTGGCTGATCTTGGCCGTGAGCAGCCGCGTGATCACGATGGTGGCGACGAACGCCCACGCCGTCGAGAAGAACCCGAAGCTCCACCCCGCCCAGCGTTCGACGCCGAGCACGAGGAAGAACGTCGGGATGCCGATGAGCCAGGCGACGTACCGGGCTCTCCAGGGAAAAGTCGCTTTCGGCGGACCGAGCCACACGGCGTCGACCCGGTAAACCTCGTCATCGGTCCTGATGCGCACGCGGGCCCCGCCTCAGCCGGTGAACAGGCCGGCGATCCACTGGCCCACGTTCACGCCCGCGCCGCTGACCGCGAGACCGATGATGGCGAGCGCGATGACCACGCCGGCGAGCCGGCGCATGACACCGGCGTTGTCGCCCTTGCCGCCGCCCAGCCACAGGAGCAGGAGCGCAACGGCCAGCAGCACCAGGGGGATGACGTTGTCGAGCAGCCACTGGCGCACGTTTCCCGTGCCCAGTTCGCCGGCGGCCAGCGTGTCGAGGGTGGTCAAGGTCATCATCGCGATACTCCCGGTGCGCGGTGGGGGCCGCGCGGTTCTGGCTCAGGCGGTGCTTCGAACAACATCATGGGGGCTACGAGGGGTAGTGGTCAAAGTGCACAGCGTGGAGGCCGGCTGGCTTGTCAACCGACGTGGTGCGCATGGCACGCGAAAACTCCACGCCCACCATCATCGCGGCAAGGGCCCTCGGGTTGAACCCCGGCCACCCATACTTCTCAGTGTGCTGACGAACTCACCCCATTGCCCGGGATTTGCTCACTGTGGGTACTTGCGCTCGGGCCGTTGTGCGGCCTGGAACAGTGTTGCATGACACGAACGGCCGTGTCGCCCGAGTCCGCTCTGTGACGGCCGTCGGCCGGTCGGCACACATGTCGATCTTGGCCGCGCTCGCTGTCCGTCACAGAGGGCCCGATACTTCACAACTTTTTCACTACATAGCGTGATCTTGGCGGCTCACGGCCGTCCGAGCGCGAAGACACCCTCCGGGAAGGCGCCGGCCCCGATGACCCGACGGCTGAGGCCGCGGCACAGCTCCTCGAGCCGGGCGGTCTTCTCGGCACCGAGGCGGTGCCACGGCCCGGTCGCGGACGTTTCGGTGGCCGCCTCGATCCGGTCCCGCAGCGCGACGCCGCCGGGGGTGAGCGCGCCCCCGGCGTCGAGGATCCCGCGGTCCGCGAGCTCGGCTTCGGCGGCCGCCCACTGCTCGTCGCTCCAGCCGCGGGTGAGCTTCGCGGCGGCGAGGTTGAACCCCCGCCCGGTGGCGCTGTAGGTGACGTGGGCTTCGAGGCCGCTCAAGCCGTGCAGGACGAGGGCGGCGATGTGGCCGTCGCCCCGGTACTCGCGGAGCAGGGTGATGGCGTGCCAGAGGACGAGGTGCGGCTCCCCCGGCCAGTCGAGCCCGGCGTGCGCGGCGTAGAGGGGACGCCCTTCGCCGGTGCACCCCTGGCTCGCTTCGCGCGCGAGTTCGGCGGCCTCGGCGACTTCGTCGCTCTTGACGTGGTCGCCGAGCAGGCGGGTCAGCGCCTTGTCGGTCCCGTCGAGCCGGGCTTCGAGCACCTGCTCGGGCGTGGCGAGGGTCCAGGCCCGCGGGATCACGCGGGCGACGACCTCGGGGTTGAAGTTGTAGAAGGTGGCCGCGACGACCTCGGGCCCGACGGCCCCCATGGCCGCCGACCGGCTCGCGAAGTACGGCATCCGGCCCGGCCGCAGCCCGGCGCCGGTGAGCGCGGCGTCGACTTCGGGCGCGAAGTACACGAAGGCGTGCAAGGAGTCGAAAGCCGACTTGAACCGCTGGTCGTCACCCGCCATGCCCGCACCCTACTACCGGGTAACCACACAGCGGAACCACTCGCCTCCGCGCTCGTGAGTGGTAAGGCGGGTCAGAACCTGCTTCACCACTCACGAGGGCGGCGGACGAGCCGGCATGTAAGCCGGATCCTGTTCCCCGGTCGCCTTGCGGCTCGCGGGGCGGCGGCCATCCATCTCGGCCTGCCGTTGCCGGCAGGCTCCAGCGGCCTACCCGCAGGCTCGGACGGGCCGTCCTCGAACGCCTGCGCAGGAGCCCGTGGGCTCCCTCTTGGCCTTGCTCCGGGTGGGGTTTACCTAGCCGTCCCGGTCGCCCGGGACGCTGGTGGTCTCTTACACCACCGTTTCACCCTTACCCCGGTCCGGAGACCGGGGCGGTCTGTTTTCTGTGGCACTTTCCCGCGGGTCGCCCCGGGTTGCCGTTAGCAACCACCCTGCCCTGCGGAGTCCGGACTTTCCTCGAGCCGGTCACCCGGCTCGCGACCGCCCTGCCAGCTCGTCCGCCGGCTGGATCGTAGCCCAGCGCGGCTCAGTAACCGGCCACCGCCTCGGTGTGCCGGCGGGGCCGGACCCCGGGCGGCGACGCGGCGGGCGCGGGGTGCTGGCGGGCCAGTTCGGCCGTCCAGTGGAGCACCGCGGCGGGGCTGTCGAGGCCGATCAACCCGACGAGCCTGCCCTGGCGGACGAACCCGGTGATCGGCCGGGTGCCCGGGACCGGCGACTCCAGCAGCACCGTGTCGGTGGCCAGTGACGGCCGGCCGGCGACCTGGATGCGGACGCCGTGCTGCTCGGACCAGTACCGCGGCACCGGCGTGTAGGCCGGTGACCCCTGCGGCCCGGCGAGGAGGTTCTCGGCGGCCGCGCGGCTCATCTCGACGGCGTTGAGCCAGTGCTCCTCCCGGGTCGGCGTGGGGTCGAAGCGGAGGTTGGGCCAGCGGGCGACGTCGCCGGCCGCGACGATCGTCGACGAGCCGACGACGTGGCAGGTGGGTCCGCAGACGACGC includes:
- a CDS encoding C40 family peptidase, whose product is MRRLGLWLGLVVFLAIGALAVTAVAAKVVIDNQQAQARGVNLMSCDASVGPTQPGQGDRGTIDASKLDDEQRGIVALIISIGKQRSLAPRAWQVAIQAGMTESGLHNLTYGDRDSQGIFQMRPSMGWGSVAEVTNPTYAVNKFYDVLLAVPDWENKRPGDAAQAVERSGFPDRYHKWEPMAATLVETVGQVTDVVACGTGLGALLPPSQAAGQAISFALGEQGKPYVWGATGPNAYDCSGLMLRAYESAGIILPRVSRDQYHAGAYLPVRDAQPGDLLFLATDPSDPTSIHHVMMYLGDNKIVEAQQTGVPVHIRDFSFDEAEVVPQAVRPGV
- a CDS encoding ATP-binding protein, which codes for MFGRGGSRGKRGRDTHSGAWQPPEQVRASRNGSGNKARLPGEAAIPAYTPSIAVRSIDGHLVRTGVEVYAWYRLAPQRWSFRSDSQRRDLIAAIAGQYAELQGRWLHLRVTNRPYPIRMWAEAHVYNAHGRPADVPGALSFDDYLIGEQQQLMGRSMAEKEVYLGVQVQTRRMVDRAVERAAPVLRKILPEAVDAELTALDSEVEHLDQVIGSAGLEGRPVHAEEMSWLMHRSCSLGLPAPRNMPAVPGAAWEPEDLASFTDAADYYAEPYAPTVTVRGRTGSNAGVSRHLAILTVGQMHGLQIPEVDDPWIQHADRLPAAVEVSARIYVRRPEEVAGELQRQMNKVRSQVKHYTDEHELEPPQSLSRQAGRVLEIDDEMTSGFTALATRVRSWWRLAVSGPTERDALRLAQQLLDLYKPKIAIEHPEAQYAMAREFIPGEPLASAAYMRRGSVVWASSAVPTATAEVGDRRGILLGETCTATRRPVAWDPWMAQEIRDGSGLTAMVAGLGGGKSFLGGGIVYKTLRAGANWTILDPSGPLSRLCDLPELRPYARPINLLNAQPGILNPYRVVAEPLIEHFMDEDDPERSWRREKALAGATRRRLVLDVLTGVLPYEVSRMAQTRIVLLRAVRAVGGRFDADPGQVIDALRRDSSEHHEHAVVVADFLDEMRERMALLIPESDADPYSETRDDRLTVLTMAGLTLPKDGVPREYWTDAESLGVEMLNLAAWLTQRSVYEKPKELRKGVWIDEAFFLSEVPTGRVLMNRFARDSRKWNVRVLLSSQIPADFLKIQGFVALLDSVFVGRLDDDDAQADALRLLKVPVGVGYEQVVAALGRRPGSQQRGLERDIEPRQFIFGDGAGGVERIRVDFSGPHLDHLRAVMDTTPGSKDAAPTRRPGNELALPAEEKKPYVPVPPEDDIELEQDFELAAELEVGLADENLLGSPDPLASETGEVEGGVQPSGGQQHARTGGKGGTGRDAA
- a CDS encoding SCO6745 family protein, which gives rise to MAGDDQRFKSAFDSLHAFVYFAPEVDAALTGAGLRPGRMPYFASRSAAMGAVGPEVVAATFYNFNPEVVARVIPRAWTLATPEQVLEARLDGTDKALTRLLGDHVKSDEVAEAAELAREASQGCTGEGRPLYAAHAGLDWPGEPHLVLWHAITLLREYRGDGHIAALVLHGLSGLEAHVTYSATGRGFNLAAAKLTRGWSDEQWAAAEAELADRGILDAGGALTPGGVALRDRIEAATETSATGPWHRLGAEKTARLEELCRGLSRRVIGAGAFPEGVFALGRP